TACAAAATACCCGCGTCAATACGCGTCGACTTCGACCACCGCGTGGGCAAAGGCACCCGGCGTCGCTAGGGGATGGTGCGCACTGTAAAGACCGGACCTTCGGTAAGGCTTTTCCAGAGCGATGGTACCGAGGCGCGGCACCGCCACGGCGCGAAAGAACTGACGCCGCGCCCCGAAATCGCTATCCGTGAAGCTTGCGCGCCGTCTCGGCGATCCTGCGGCCCTGATAGCGGGCGCCGATCAAATCCGCCTCGCTCGGCTGGCGCTGGCCCTGGCCGCCGGCGATCGTCGAGGCGCCATAGGGCGAGCCGCCGACGATCTCGTCGAGCGTCATCTGCGCCGCGTGGCCGTAGTCGAGACCCACGATCACCATGCCGAAATGCAGCAGATTGGTGATGATCGAGAACAGGGTGGTCTCGTTGCCGCCGTGCTGGGTGGCGGACGCGGTAAACGCGCCGCCGACCTTGCCGTGCAGGGCGCCCTTGGCCCAGAGGCCGCCGGCCTGGTCCAGGAAGCTCGTCATCTGCGACGCCATGCGGCCGAACCGCGTGCCGACGCCGACGATGATCGCATCGTAATCGGCAAGCTCCTCGATCTTCGCCACCGGCGCCTTCTGATCGAGCTTGAAATGCGATGCCTTGGCGACCGCCTCGGGGACAAGTTCAGGAACGCGCTTGATGTCGACCTGCGCGCCGGCCTCGCGGGCGCCTTGCGCGACCGCTTCGGCCATCTGCTCGATATGGCCATAGGCCGAGTGATAGAGAACAAGAACCTTGGGCATGGAAATTTTCCTCGCGAAAGACCTGCGAGGCTCAATATTCGACTCGCCCGTATGCAGAAATAGAAACTGTCGAAACACATTGTTTCAGAAACCGAGACTCCGCCGGTTCACTTAATCGCACGGTAGACCGTGAACTCCCTGTCCTGCGCGACCGTCGCGACGCCCGCGAACGCGTCGCGCAGCGCCGGCGCATAGGGAAGATGGCGGTTGGCGACGAGCCAAAGCTCGCCGCCCTTCTTCAGCATGCCGGACGCCGAGCGCGCGACCGCAAGGCCGAGCGCGCGGTTTTCGGTGCCGCCTTCGTGAAACGGCGGATTGGTCACGACGAAATCGAGGTCCGCGGCGATGGGTGCGGTGGCGTCCGTCCAATGAACGCCAGCGCGCGGCTCGACGACGTTGCGCCTGGCGGCCGCGACGGCGCGGCGGTCGATATCGGCGAGGGCAAGCGACTCGACATCCTTCGACGCCAGCACCTTGCGCGCGAGATAGCCGGTGCCGCAGCCGAGATCGGCGCCGCGTCCGTGCAAATCGGGGAGATGCTCGACAAGCAGGCGGCTGCCGGCATCGATCCGATCCCAGCCGAAGATTCCAGGCTGCGACCACAGGCCGGTGGCCGCGACGAACTGCAAGCCGCCGGCGGCGACCGCCTC
Above is a window of Rhizomicrobium sp. DNA encoding:
- the wrbA gene encoding NAD(P)H:quinone oxidoreductase, which encodes MPKVLVLYHSAYGHIEQMAEAVAQGAREAGAQVDIKRVPELVPEAVAKASHFKLDQKAPVAKIEELADYDAIIVGVGTRFGRMASQMTSFLDQAGGLWAKGALHGKVGGAFTASATQHGGNETTLFSIITNLLHFGMVIVGLDYGHAAQMTLDEIVGGSPYGASTIAGGQGQRQPSEADLIGARYQGRRIAETARKLHG
- a CDS encoding methyltransferase, whose amino-acid sequence is MTVTEKHGLYGVIPAGLADAPSGAEQFSPLIPGSWSLESVAEESLASMTVLAPPGTLERRYVLALSLRSLGIGGTLVALAPRNRGGTRLRGELEEFGVAANETARAHFRLCEGRRPRQLAGIAEAVAAGGLQFVAATGLWSQPGIFGWDRIDAGSRLLVEHLPDLHGRGADLGCGTGYLARKVLASKDVESLALADIDRRAVAAARRNVVEPRAGVHWTDATAPIAADLDFVVTNPPFHEGGTENRALGLAVARSASGMLKKGGELWLVANRHLPYAPALRDAFAGVATVAQDREFTVYRAIK